One window from the genome of Streptomyces cadmiisoli encodes:
- a CDS encoding N,N-dimethylformamidase beta subunit family domain-containing protein translates to MGSEQIRRWESGALAHAVTDPFGQGPVPWLRGSETYFDDTGQVVPWYVDPAPGLHPPITGTGAPRVPGPRPAAGGPRAADDVRRQIKGFTSTGAVAPGEAVDFHVTVDPPQEFGVDVYRIGHYGGDGAAKITTSPRLSGIVQPPPLTADRTVSCHHWWLSWRLSIPAHWTAGAYVAVLTTADGYRSHVPFTVRHHHPADLLLLLPDITWQAYNLYPEDGRTGASLYHAWDERGRLLGEADAASTVSFDRPYAGAGLPLHVGHAYDFIRWAERYGYDLAYADARDLHAGRIDPTRYRGLVFPGHDEYWSTSMRRTVELAREHGTSLVFLSSNSMYWQVELGTSPSGTPDRLLTCRKRKGPGRPSLWREIDRPEQQLIGIQYVGRVPEPHPLIVRNADHWLWEATGAHEGDEIAGMVAGEADRYFPRTPLPDHDERVLLAHSPYTDGEGVLRHQETSLYRAPSGALVFAAGTFAWSPALDRPGHVDPRIQRATANLLDRICKHG, encoded by the coding sequence ATGGGGTCGGAGCAGATCCGCCGCTGGGAGTCCGGGGCACTGGCGCACGCCGTCACGGATCCCTTCGGCCAGGGCCCGGTTCCCTGGCTGCGCGGCAGCGAGACCTATTTCGACGACACCGGCCAGGTGGTCCCGTGGTACGTGGACCCGGCGCCGGGCCTGCACCCCCCGATCACCGGGACCGGCGCCCCCCGGGTCCCCGGCCCGCGCCCCGCCGCCGGCGGTCCCCGCGCCGCGGACGACGTGCGCCGCCAGATCAAGGGCTTCACGTCCACCGGCGCGGTCGCCCCCGGCGAGGCCGTCGACTTCCACGTCACCGTAGACCCGCCGCAGGAGTTCGGCGTCGACGTCTACCGCATCGGCCACTACGGCGGTGACGGCGCCGCCAAGATCACCACCAGCCCCCGGCTGTCGGGCATCGTCCAGCCCCCGCCGCTCACCGCCGACCGCACGGTCTCCTGCCACCACTGGTGGCTGTCGTGGCGGCTGTCGATCCCCGCGCACTGGACCGCCGGCGCGTACGTCGCCGTCCTGACCACCGCCGACGGCTACCGCTCGCACGTCCCCTTCACCGTCCGCCACCACCACCCGGCCGACCTGCTCCTGCTGCTCCCGGACATCACCTGGCAGGCCTACAACCTCTACCCGGAGGACGGCCGCACCGGCGCCAGCCTGTACCACGCGTGGGACGAGCGGGGCCGTCTGCTCGGTGAGGCCGACGCCGCGAGCACGGTCTCCTTCGACCGGCCGTACGCGGGTGCCGGCCTGCCCCTGCACGTCGGCCACGCCTACGACTTCATCCGCTGGGCCGAGCGCTACGGCTACGACCTCGCCTACGCCGACGCGCGCGATCTGCACGCGGGCCGCATCGACCCCACTCGCTACCGAGGACTGGTCTTCCCCGGCCACGACGAGTACTGGTCGACGAGCATGCGCCGCACCGTGGAGCTCGCCCGCGAGCACGGCACGTCCCTCGTCTTCCTGTCCTCCAACTCCATGTACTGGCAGGTGGAGCTGGGCACGTCACCGTCCGGCACCCCGGACCGGCTCCTGACCTGCCGCAAGCGCAAGGGCCCTGGCCGTCCGTCGCTGTGGCGTGAGATCGACCGGCCCGAGCAGCAGCTGATCGGCATTCAGTACGTCGGCCGTGTCCCCGAGCCGCACCCGCTGATCGTGCGCAATGCCGACCACTGGCTGTGGGAGGCGACCGGAGCGCACGAGGGCGACGAGATCGCGGGCATGGTCGCGGGTGAGGCTGATCGTTACTTCCCGCGCACCCCGCTCCCCGACCACGACGAGCGCGTCCTGCTCGCCCACTCGCCGTACACGGACGGCGAGGGTGTGCTCCGCCACCAGGAGACGTCCCTGTACCGGGCCCCCTCCGGCGCCCTGGTCTTCGCGGCCGGAACCTTCGCCTGGTCACCGGCGCTGGACCGTCCCGGCCATGTGGACCCCCGCATCCAGCGCGCCACGGCCAACCTCCTGGACCGCATCTGCAAACACGGCTGA
- the purD gene encoding phosphoribosylamine--glycine ligase, whose amino-acid sequence MKVLVIGSGAREHALCRSLSLDPDVTALYCAPGNAGIAEVAELHPVDALDGAAVSALAVRLGAELVVVGPEAPLVAGVADAVREAGIPVFGPSREAAQLEGSKAFAKDVMAAAGVPTARSYVCTTEAEVDEALDAFGPPYVVKDDGLAAGKGVVVTSDLAAAKAHAAACERVVIEEFLDGPEVSLFAVTDGETVVPLQPAQDFKRALDGDEGPNTGGMGAYSPLPWADPKLVDEVMETVLQPTVDEMRRRGTPFSGLLYAGLAITGRGVRVIEFNARFGDPETQVVLARLKTPLAGVLLGAANGTLADLEPLRWSGDAAVTVVIASHNYPGTPRTGDPITGLDEVAAQDAPHAYVLHAGTGRNGGSVVSAGGRVLSVTATGADLVEARDRAYRAVARIGLDGSQHRTDIAAKAAGA is encoded by the coding sequence GTGAAGGTCCTCGTCATCGGCAGCGGCGCCCGCGAACACGCCCTGTGCCGCTCCCTGTCCCTCGACCCCGACGTCACCGCGCTGTACTGCGCCCCCGGCAACGCCGGCATCGCCGAGGTCGCCGAGCTGCACCCGGTCGACGCGCTCGACGGCGCGGCCGTGTCCGCGCTGGCCGTTCGGCTCGGCGCCGAACTGGTGGTCGTCGGTCCGGAGGCCCCGCTCGTCGCGGGTGTCGCCGACGCCGTCCGCGAGGCGGGCATCCCCGTGTTCGGCCCGTCCCGGGAGGCCGCGCAGCTGGAGGGGTCCAAGGCCTTCGCCAAGGACGTCATGGCGGCGGCCGGAGTGCCCACCGCCCGCTCCTACGTGTGCACCACCGAAGCCGAGGTCGACGAGGCGCTCGACGCCTTCGGCCCGCCGTACGTCGTCAAGGACGACGGCCTGGCCGCCGGCAAGGGCGTCGTCGTGACCTCCGACCTGGCCGCGGCCAAGGCGCACGCGGCCGCCTGCGAGCGCGTCGTCATCGAGGAGTTCCTCGACGGCCCGGAGGTGTCCCTCTTCGCCGTCACCGACGGCGAGACCGTCGTACCGCTCCAGCCCGCCCAGGACTTCAAGCGCGCCCTGGACGGCGACGAGGGCCCCAACACCGGTGGCATGGGCGCGTACTCCCCGCTGCCGTGGGCGGACCCGAAGCTGGTCGACGAGGTCATGGAGACGGTCCTTCAGCCGACCGTCGACGAGATGCGGCGCCGCGGTACCCCGTTCTCCGGCCTTCTGTACGCCGGTCTGGCCATCACCGGCCGGGGCGTACGGGTCATCGAGTTCAACGCCCGTTTCGGCGACCCCGAGACCCAGGTGGTCCTCGCCCGGCTGAAGACCCCGCTGGCGGGTGTCCTGCTCGGCGCCGCGAACGGCACGCTCGCCGATCTGGAGCCCCTGCGCTGGAGCGGCGACGCGGCCGTCACCGTCGTCATCGCCTCGCACAACTACCCCGGCACACCGCGCACCGGCGACCCGATCACCGGTCTGGACGAGGTGGCCGCACAGGACGCCCCGCACGCGTACGTCCTGCACGCCGGCACCGGGCGCAACGGCGGCTCCGTCGTCAGCGCGGGTGGTCGTGTGCTGTCCGTCACAGCGACCGGCGCGGACCTCGTCGAAGCCCGGGACAGGGCCTATCGGGCGGTCGCCCGCATTGGTCTTGATGGCTCCCAGCACCGTACGGACATCGCGGCGAAGGCGGCGGGCGCGTAA
- a CDS encoding DNA polymerase III subunit gamma and tau: protein MSSLALYRRYRPESFAEVIGQEHVTDPLQQALRNNRVNHAYLFSGPRGCGKTTSARILARCLNCEQGPTPTPCGECDSCRDLARNGPGSIDVIEIDAASHGGVDDARDLREKAFFGPARSRYKIYIIDEAHMVTSAGFNALLKVVEEPPEHLKFIFATTEPEKVIGTIRSRTHHYPFRLVPPGTLRDYLGEVCRQEDIPVEDGVLPLVVRSGAGSVRDSMSVMDQLLAGAGSDGVTYAMATSLLGYTEGSLLDSVVEAFATGDGAAAFEVVDRVIEGGNDPRRFVADLLERLRDLVILAAVPDAVDKGLIDAPADVLERMLAQAGTFGPAELSRAADLVNDGLTEMRGATSPRLQLELICARVLLPAAYGDERSLMARLDRLERGVNFSAGAGTPAMAYVPGPETHGGAAGAAVMPGGGVAAARAAVRGTQGSPAPSDPATGVPSAAPRQGAAESGVPGGPVVPGDQRATTPQGAPTGQDLPTGPGPGPGPGSGPAPAPAVGETAHPSPPTPAAAPAPDSASAPAAPAPGAWPTAALAGGAARRPGGWPTAAPAGGGRSAPPPGPTAPGAPPAPSVPASPPPATTAPAPPSPGGGLDPRALWPNILEAVKNRRRFTWILLSQNAQVVGFDGTTLQLGFVNVGARDNFVSSGSEDVLRQALTEQFNVHWKIEAVVDPSGGSAPPPPGGPGGGAPGGFAGGPGGSGSGGHGGGATGGYGGQPAGGYGGGSAAGAAPQRPAASQSAASAASSPSARASAPAAPPADIPEPPPVSIEDDIPEDDDPDLDESALSGQELIVRELGATVVEEISND from the coding sequence GTGTCGTCTCTCGCGTTGTACCGCCGCTATCGCCCGGAGTCGTTCGCCGAGGTCATCGGGCAGGAGCATGTCACCGACCCGTTGCAGCAGGCGCTGCGGAACAACCGGGTCAATCACGCGTACCTGTTCAGCGGTCCGCGCGGCTGCGGCAAGACGACCAGCGCCCGCATCCTCGCCCGCTGTCTGAACTGCGAGCAGGGCCCCACCCCCACCCCGTGCGGGGAGTGCGACTCCTGCCGGGACCTCGCACGCAACGGGCCCGGCTCGATCGACGTCATCGAGATCGACGCGGCTTCGCACGGCGGTGTGGACGACGCCCGTGACCTGCGGGAGAAGGCCTTCTTCGGGCCCGCCCGCAGCCGGTACAAGATCTACATCATCGACGAGGCCCACATGGTCACGTCGGCCGGTTTCAACGCCCTGCTCAAGGTCGTCGAGGAGCCGCCGGAGCACCTCAAGTTCATCTTCGCCACGACCGAGCCCGAGAAGGTCATCGGCACGATCCGGTCGCGGACCCACCACTACCCCTTCCGTCTGGTGCCCCCCGGCACCCTCCGGGACTACCTCGGCGAGGTGTGCCGGCAGGAGGACATCCCCGTCGAGGACGGCGTGCTGCCGCTCGTCGTGCGGTCCGGGGCCGGGTCCGTGCGTGACTCGATGTCCGTCATGGACCAGCTGCTCGCGGGCGCCGGTTCGGACGGTGTGACGTACGCCATGGCCACCTCGCTGCTCGGGTACACCGAGGGTTCGCTGCTCGACTCCGTCGTCGAGGCCTTCGCGACCGGTGACGGAGCAGCCGCCTTCGAGGTCGTGGACCGCGTGATCGAAGGGGGCAACGATCCCCGGCGGTTCGTCGCCGACCTGCTGGAGCGGCTGCGGGACCTGGTGATCCTCGCCGCCGTCCCGGACGCGGTCGACAAGGGACTGATCGACGCCCCGGCCGACGTGCTGGAGCGCATGCTGGCGCAGGCGGGCACCTTCGGGCCGGCGGAGCTGAGCCGTGCGGCCGACCTGGTCAACGACGGGCTGACCGAGATGCGCGGCGCCACCTCGCCGCGCCTCCAGCTGGAGCTGATCTGCGCGCGCGTGCTGCTGCCCGCGGCGTACGGGGACGAGCGGTCGCTGATGGCCCGCCTCGACCGCCTGGAGCGCGGGGTGAACTTCTCGGCGGGCGCCGGTACGCCCGCCATGGCGTACGTGCCCGGACCCGAGACGCACGGGGGAGCCGCCGGTGCGGCGGTCATGCCGGGCGGCGGGGTCGCCGCCGCGCGCGCAGCCGTGCGGGGTACGCAGGGATCGCCGGCCCCCTCGGACCCGGCGACCGGTGTCCCGTCCGCCGCTCCGCGGCAGGGCGCGGCCGAGAGCGGCGTTCCGGGCGGGCCGGTCGTGCCCGGGGACCAGCGCGCCACCACGCCGCAGGGCGCTCCGACCGGCCAGGACCTGCCCACCGGACCCGGACCCGGACCCGGACCTGGTTCCGGACCCGCTCCCGCTCCCGCCGTCGGCGAGACGGCCCACCCCTCGCCGCCCACTCCGGCCGCCGCCCCGGCACCGGACTCCGCTTCCGCCCCCGCCGCCCCGGCGCCCGGCGCCTGGCCCACCGCCGCCCTCGCGGGCGGTGCCGCGCGACGCCCCGGCGGCTGGCCCACCGCGGCTCCCGCGGGCGGCGGCCGATCCGCGCCGCCCCCCGGGCCCACCGCTCCCGGCGCGCCCCCCGCGCCTTCCGTCCCCGCCTCACCGCCGCCCGCCACCACGGCTCCCGCGCCGCCGTCGCCGGGCGGTGGACTCGACCCGCGCGCACTCTGGCCCAACATCCTGGAGGCGGTGAAGAACCGCCGCCGGTTCACCTGGATCCTGCTCAGCCAGAACGCCCAGGTCGTCGGTTTCGACGGCACCACCCTCCAACTCGGCTTCGTCAACGTCGGCGCCCGCGACAACTTCGTGAGCAGCGGCAGCGAGGACGTGCTGCGCCAGGCGCTGACCGAGCAGTTCAACGTGCACTGGAAGATCGAGGCGGTCGTCGACCCGTCCGGCGGCTCGGCCCCGCCGCCCCCGGGCGGCCCGGGCGGCGGTGCGCCCGGTGGTTTCGCCGGCGGACCGGGGGGCTCCGGCTCCGGCGGTCACGGCGGTGGCGCCACGGGCGGTTACGGCGGCCAGCCCGCCGGTGGTTACGGCGGCGGAAGCGCCGCGGGCGCGGCCCCGCAGCGACCCGCGGCCTCGCAGTCGGCGGCGTCCGCGGCCTCGTCCCCGTCGGCCCGCGCGTCGGCTCCCGCCGCCCCGCCGGCCGACATTCCGGAGCCGCCACCGGTCTCCATCGAGGACGACATCCCCGAGGACGACGACCCCGACCTCGACGAGTCGGCCCTGTCCGGCCAGGAGCTGATCGTGCGGGAGCTGGGCGCGACGGTCGTGGAGGAGATCTCCAACGACTAG
- a CDS encoding phosphoribosylaminoimidazolesuccinocarboxamide synthase: protein MSGFVEKPEPLQVPGLVHLHTGKVRDLYRNEAGDLVMVASDRISAYDWVLPTEIPDKGRVLTRLSLWWFEQLADLAPNHVLSTELPEHAPADWAGRTLICKSLRMVPVECVARGYLTGSGLAEYQESRTVCGLALPEGLVDGSELPAPIFTPATKAEVGEHDENVSYEEVARQVGADTAARLRQTTLAVYSRARDIARDRGIVLADTKFEFGFDGDTLVLADEVLTPDSSRFWPTDQWQPGRAQPSYDKQFVRDWLTSPASGWDRRGEQPPPALPVEVVESTRAKYLEAYERLTGTSWT, encoded by the coding sequence GTGTCCGGATTCGTCGAAAAGCCCGAGCCGCTTCAGGTTCCGGGTCTGGTGCATCTGCACACCGGCAAGGTGCGCGACCTGTACCGGAACGAGGCGGGCGACCTCGTGATGGTCGCGAGTGACCGGATCTCCGCCTACGACTGGGTGCTGCCGACCGAGATCCCCGACAAGGGCCGCGTCCTGACCCGGCTCTCCCTGTGGTGGTTCGAGCAGCTCGCCGACCTCGCCCCCAACCACGTCCTGAGCACCGAGCTCCCGGAGCACGCCCCCGCCGACTGGGCCGGCCGCACCTTGATCTGCAAGTCCCTGCGGATGGTGCCCGTGGAGTGCGTGGCGCGCGGTTACCTGACCGGTTCCGGCCTCGCCGAGTACCAGGAGTCCCGTACGGTCTGCGGCCTCGCCCTCCCCGAGGGCCTGGTCGACGGCTCCGAACTGCCCGCCCCGATCTTCACCCCCGCCACCAAGGCCGAGGTCGGCGAGCACGACGAGAACGTCTCCTACGAGGAGGTCGCCCGCCAGGTCGGCGCCGACACGGCCGCCCGACTGCGCCAGACCACCCTCGCCGTCTACTCGCGCGCCCGCGACATCGCCCGCGACCGGGGCATCGTCCTCGCCGACACCAAGTTCGAGTTCGGCTTCGACGGCGACACCCTCGTCCTGGCCGACGAGGTCCTCACCCCGGACTCCTCCCGCTTCTGGCCGACCGACCAGTGGCAGCCCGGGCGCGCGCAGCCGTCGTACGACAAGCAGTTCGTCCGTGACTGGCTGACGTCCCCGGCGTCCGGCTGGGACCGCCGCGGTGAGCAGCCGCCGCCCGCGCTGCCGGTCGAGGTCGTGGAGTCGACACGGGCCAAGTACCTGGAGGCGTACGAGCGCCTCACGGGCACGAGCTGGACCTGA